One region of Salinibacterium sp. TMP30 genomic DNA includes:
- a CDS encoding aldo/keto reductase, producing the protein MIPSIPLNDGHSIPQLGLGTWPLSDAEVAIVVPTAIELGYRHIDTAVKYGNEAGVGEGIRRSGIDRDELFITTKLDGGFQGEDRAIDGLRESLERLDLEYVDLLLIHWPLPDRGEFLSTWRTFEKLHADGFARSIGVSNFRPAHLDVLADAATTVPAVNQVDLSPTNARLDDRAYHDSRGIVTEAWSPIKGVLDQPVLLEIAAKHERSAAQIALRWHLQNGIVAIPKSANPERLADNIAIFDLELDSRDLEAIAAIDVPGSGVDSDVTGH; encoded by the coding sequence ATGATTCCTTCGATACCGTTGAACGACGGCCACAGCATTCCCCAGCTCGGCCTCGGCACCTGGCCCCTCAGCGATGCTGAGGTCGCAATCGTTGTTCCCACTGCGATCGAGCTCGGCTACCGACACATCGACACGGCCGTGAAATACGGCAACGAGGCGGGCGTCGGCGAGGGCATCCGGCGCAGCGGCATTGACCGCGACGAACTCTTCATCACCACCAAACTCGACGGCGGATTTCAGGGTGAAGACCGTGCCATCGATGGTTTGCGTGAGAGTCTCGAACGCCTTGATCTCGAGTACGTGGACCTACTGCTCATTCACTGGCCGCTGCCCGACCGTGGCGAGTTTCTCTCCACCTGGCGCACCTTTGAGAAACTGCACGCTGACGGCTTCGCCCGCTCCATCGGCGTCTCAAACTTTAGGCCCGCCCACCTTGATGTGCTGGCGGATGCCGCAACCACCGTGCCTGCCGTGAACCAGGTCGATCTTTCTCCGACCAACGCTCGCCTCGACGACCGCGCCTACCACGACTCCCGCGGAATCGTCACGGAAGCATGGAGCCCCATCAAGGGTGTGCTCGACCAACCAGTGTTGCTCGAGATCGCCGCAAAGCACGAACGTTCAGCGGCACAGATTGCACTGCGGTGGCACCTGCAAAATGGCATTGTGGCGATCCCGAAATCAGCCAACCCCGAAAGGTTGGCCGACAACATTGCGATCTTCGACCTCGAACTCGACTCCCGCGACCTCGAAGCGATTGCCGCTATCGATGTTCCCGGGTCTGGCGTCGATTCTGATGTCACCGGGCACTAG
- a CDS encoding GntR family transcriptional regulator, whose amino-acid sequence MAESWRRTPTESPVTFEIDTAASIPPFEQIKAQAIAQIASGELLAGTKLATVRQLASDLGIAPNTVARAYRELEADGFLLSRGRNGTIVKARPGDAAALLQLEAKAYADRATELGITADDAQRFVSTALQR is encoded by the coding sequence ATGGCTGAATCGTGGCGTCGCACCCCCACCGAAAGTCCGGTCACGTTCGAAATTGATACCGCGGCATCCATCCCGCCATTCGAACAGATCAAGGCTCAAGCGATCGCACAGATTGCTAGCGGTGAGCTACTGGCCGGCACCAAGCTGGCGACAGTCCGCCAACTGGCCAGTGACCTCGGCATCGCCCCCAACACGGTGGCGCGGGCCTACCGCGAACTCGAAGCCGACGGCTTTCTACTCTCGCGTGGCCGCAACGGCACCATCGTGAAAGCTCGCCCCGGCGACGCCGCCGCGCTGCTCCAACTTGAAGCCAAAGCCTACGCCGACCGCGCCACCGAACTCGGCATCACTGCGGATGACGCACAACGCTTCGTGAGCACCGCGCTGCAGCGCTGA
- a CDS encoding ribbon-helix-helix domain-containing protein: protein MSIGESVNVVPVAEGQIAAWAAEADAGYDVNKLKERGRGRPGRGAEPSQVVALRLTPDELAAIDARAARESKTRSEAIRDALASYVA, encoded by the coding sequence ATGAGTATCGGTGAGTCCGTAAATGTCGTGCCCGTCGCGGAAGGGCAGATCGCGGCATGGGCTGCAGAAGCGGACGCCGGGTACGACGTCAACAAGCTGAAAGAGCGAGGCCGTGGCCGGCCAGGCCGGGGCGCCGAGCCCTCGCAGGTTGTCGCTTTGCGGCTCACCCCAGACGAACTCGCAGCAATCGATGCTCGGGCGGCTCGCGAGAGCAAGACTAGGTCAGAGGCAATCCGCGATGCATTGGCGTCCTACGTCGCGTGA
- a CDS encoding GNAT family N-acetyltransferase: MRSKQLVDSPSDAPWITRLVVVPGVDGAVGIAGFHGAPDDAGMVEVGYRIAPEYRRRGYARRALETLLSVASTSAEVQIVRATISPENHPSRSLVEDYGFKEVGEQWDEEDGLETIFEVAARGR, encoded by the coding sequence ATGAGAAGTAAACAACTTGTCGATTCCCCATCCGACGCGCCCTGGATCACCCGCTTGGTCGTTGTGCCCGGCGTGGATGGTGCTGTTGGCATAGCTGGATTTCATGGAGCACCGGATGATGCCGGGATGGTCGAAGTTGGCTACAGGATCGCTCCGGAATATCGAAGAAGGGGGTATGCGAGGCGGGCTCTCGAAACTCTGCTTTCGGTAGCCAGCACCAGTGCGGAGGTGCAGATCGTTCGAGCCACTATCAGCCCAGAAAATCATCCGTCGCGATCCTTGGTCGAAGATTACGGCTTCAAAGAAGTCGGTGAGCAGTGGGACGAAGAAGACGGTCTTGAGACCATTTTCGAAGTAGCGGCACGCGGTAGATAG
- a CDS encoding PadR family transcriptional regulator translates to MTVDVGTQLRKGVVEYCVLGLLSREPMYGWQLSERLVTSGMIASIGTLYPMLSRLRSQGLVTTYNEASASGPVRKYYQLTTRGATQLESFRLQWEPFAATVLQLVGKDSS, encoded by the coding sequence ATGACAGTGGATGTGGGCACTCAGCTTCGTAAGGGCGTAGTCGAATACTGCGTGCTCGGGCTTCTCTCGCGCGAACCAATGTATGGCTGGCAACTCTCAGAACGGCTCGTCACTTCCGGAATGATCGCGAGCATCGGCACGCTCTACCCGATGCTCTCCCGCTTGCGCAGCCAAGGACTTGTGACGACCTACAACGAGGCGTCAGCATCCGGGCCCGTGCGCAAGTACTACCAACTGACCACTCGCGGCGCAACGCAACTCGAATCGTTCCGCCTCCAATGGGAGCCATTCGCCGCAACCGTACTCCAGCTCGTCGGAAAGGACAGCTCATGA
- a CDS encoding magnesium transporter CorA family protein, which produces MTTTRCYRNGVLFDEGFSLEELGEYLSHDNAIIWVDLYSPSPQELQTVADELTLHSLAVEGAATAQQRPKFNRYDNHDFLSAYAVRLDAETGELTTAEVAAFITPKALITVRKDDSFPIDDLLDHLDQNAELTSHGISALLYGLLDFVIDGHFDTVQALDDQIETLEDLLFDDRPHDPDVQRRSFELRKSLVQLRRVILPMREVVNTLIRRDVDLVPSAMAPYYQDLYDHVLRATEWTDSLRDLVSTIVETNLTIQGNRLNIITKKVTSWAAIIAVPTAITGFYGQNLPYPGFAHISGFIASTLLIVGLSVGLFVVFKRNDWL; this is translated from the coding sequence ATGACCACAACGCGGTGCTACCGGAACGGCGTTCTCTTCGACGAGGGCTTTTCGCTGGAGGAACTGGGCGAGTACTTGTCCCACGACAACGCCATCATTTGGGTAGACCTATATTCGCCCAGCCCACAAGAACTGCAGACTGTAGCCGACGAACTCACACTGCACTCACTCGCCGTCGAGGGAGCCGCAACGGCACAACAGCGACCAAAGTTCAACCGCTACGACAACCATGACTTTCTCAGCGCTTACGCGGTCCGGTTGGATGCAGAAACGGGAGAATTGACGACCGCAGAGGTTGCGGCCTTCATCACCCCGAAGGCCCTCATCACTGTTCGCAAAGACGACAGCTTCCCCATCGACGACCTGCTCGATCACCTCGACCAGAATGCCGAACTCACCAGCCATGGCATCAGTGCACTTCTGTACGGGCTGCTCGACTTCGTCATAGATGGACACTTCGATACTGTTCAGGCGCTCGATGACCAGATCGAGACGCTTGAGGACCTGCTATTTGATGACCGGCCTCATGACCCCGATGTGCAGCGCCGAAGCTTTGAATTGCGCAAAAGTCTGGTGCAACTGCGACGAGTGATCCTCCCGATGCGGGAGGTCGTCAATACGCTCATTCGACGCGACGTCGACCTCGTACCCAGCGCGATGGCACCGTACTATCAAGACCTCTACGATCATGTTTTGCGGGCCACCGAGTGGACCGATAGCCTGCGGGACCTCGTGTCGACGATCGTGGAGACCAACCTAACAATCCAGGGCAACAGACTGAATATCATCACCAAGAAGGTCACCAGCTGGGCGGCCATCATCGCCGTACCGACCGCCATCACGGGCTTCTACGGTCAAAATCTGCCCTACCCCGGCTTTGCTCACATCTCTGGCTTCATCGCGTCGACGCTTCTCATCGTGGGGCTATCAGTAGGTCTCTTCGTCGTCTTCAAACGCAACGACTGGCTCTAG
- a CDS encoding 4a-hydroxytetrahydrobiopterin dehydratase: MAERISPQQFRASDGVEDWLVHFDGVKTYFATGSFAKGVELIDVIGRLADAANHHPDVDLRYPGVMVSLFTHDIDGISDLDVALAQQISTAARELGIEADPSKVQTV; this comes from the coding sequence ATGGCCGAACGCATCTCTCCCCAGCAGTTTCGCGCATCCGATGGAGTGGAGGATTGGCTGGTGCACTTCGACGGCGTCAAGACGTATTTTGCTACCGGATCATTTGCCAAGGGTGTCGAACTGATTGACGTCATTGGGCGGCTTGCCGACGCGGCGAACCACCATCCGGATGTCGACCTGCGCTATCCCGGTGTGATGGTGAGCCTGTTCACGCACGACATCGACGGTATCAGCGACCTTGATGTGGCTCTAGCGCAGCAGATTTCAACAGCCGCCCGTGAGCTGGGGATTGAGGCAGACCCGTCCAAGGTTCAGACCGTGTAG
- a CDS encoding helix-turn-helix domain-containing protein, whose amino-acid sequence MATPTAEPTETATATANASPAKASRAAPLSVDDRRAMIVASVAPVLSAHGPAVTSRQLAEAAGIAEGTIYRAFADKDDLIRASIESHTDPAPLLHALENIDPILPLEQKMQEAIALIRARFRDVVSLMSLFGEYRKRPSSHHRN is encoded by the coding sequence ATGGCTACCCCGACCGCGGAACCGACCGAGACTGCGACTGCGACCGCGAACGCGAGCCCGGCGAAAGCCAGCCGTGCCGCCCCCCTCAGCGTCGATGACCGCCGCGCGATGATCGTCGCCTCCGTCGCCCCGGTACTCAGTGCGCACGGGCCAGCCGTGACCTCCCGCCAGCTCGCCGAAGCCGCCGGCATTGCAGAAGGAACCATCTACCGGGCGTTCGCCGACAAGGACGACCTGATCCGGGCATCCATCGAATCGCACACCGACCCCGCACCTTTGCTGCATGCCCTCGAAAACATCGACCCGATTCTCCCACTCGAGCAGAAGATGCAGGAAGCAATCGCGCTAATCCGTGCCAGATTTCGGGATGTCGTCAGCCTCATGTCGCTGTTTGGCGAGTACCGCAAGCGACCGAGCAGCCACCATCGCAACTGA
- a CDS encoding GNAT family N-acetyltransferase, whose product MVATSGDADLMRIEAARSTRLARPADLPSVVGTLVEAFDQDPVWSWAFPDPEARAAQHAAVFRMTVTHAIANDAVWLTSDCGAVVTAFGPGVNEMSDADAKRFPTVLDDLLGDHADEVNGLFERFEHARPVDTPHLYVSMLGTRGQARGHGIGMALLAHVVKQADAQGIGTYLESSNGANDQRYVSAGFSVHGSIPVAPGRPAVNTMWRDPARR is encoded by the coding sequence ATGGTGGCGACGAGCGGTGACGCAGATCTGATGAGAATTGAGGCCGCGCGATCAACCCGACTCGCAAGACCGGCCGATCTGCCGAGTGTGGTGGGCACTCTGGTTGAAGCGTTTGATCAGGATCCGGTGTGGAGTTGGGCGTTTCCTGACCCGGAGGCGCGCGCGGCACAGCACGCCGCTGTCTTCCGGATGACCGTCACCCATGCCATCGCCAATGACGCCGTCTGGCTCACCTCCGATTGCGGTGCTGTCGTCACCGCTTTCGGCCCCGGCGTGAACGAAATGTCTGATGCCGATGCGAAACGGTTCCCGACCGTTCTTGATGACCTTCTCGGAGATCATGCCGATGAGGTTAACGGGCTCTTTGAGCGATTCGAGCATGCTCGCCCCGTCGATACCCCGCACCTCTATGTCTCGATGCTGGGCACTCGAGGTCAGGCGCGCGGTCACGGAATTGGGATGGCGCTGCTGGCTCACGTTGTGAAACAGGCTGATGCTCAAGGAATCGGAACCTATCTGGAGTCAAGCAACGGCGCCAATGATCAACGTTATGTGTCAGCCGGATTCAGCGTGCATGGCAGCATTCCGGTCGCCCCGGGCCGGCCAGCGGTCAACACAATGTGGCGGGATCCAGCCCGCAGGTAA
- a CDS encoding universal stress protein: MTDNSSSADSAAVDAPRREDGRHGRIVVGVDGSDSSIEALRAAERTAQAFGTSLEAVTTWTYPVGAEVALLSGWSPEEDANEIIEAVAEQVFGGDRPSWFSTKVKPGLAAHALIEESIGAEMLILGSRGRGGFVGLLLGSVSTACAQHAHCPVLIVRSAS, encoded by the coding sequence ATGACGGATAACAGCAGTTCCGCAGATTCGGCTGCGGTGGACGCCCCTAGGCGAGAAGATGGACGCCATGGCCGCATAGTGGTGGGCGTTGATGGCTCTGACTCATCGATCGAGGCACTTCGCGCCGCCGAACGCACTGCACAAGCGTTCGGAACGTCGTTGGAGGCCGTCACCACCTGGACGTATCCCGTCGGCGCAGAAGTGGCTCTGCTCTCCGGTTGGTCACCAGAAGAAGATGCAAACGAAATAATTGAGGCCGTGGCAGAGCAGGTATTTGGTGGTGACCGCCCCTCCTGGTTCAGCACCAAGGTAAAACCCGGTTTAGCTGCGCACGCTCTCATCGAGGAGAGTATCGGGGCTGAGATGCTCATTCTGGGTTCACGAGGCCGCGGGGGCTTTGTCGGCCTTCTGCTGGGCTCCGTGAGCACAGCCTGCGCCCAGCATGCTCACTGCCCGGTACTGATTGTGCGGTCTGCTTCGTAG
- a CDS encoding phosphoribosyltransferase: protein MYVFDDRIDAGRQLAARLDALKDSDIVVLGLPRGGVPVAAEVAKALDAPLDVIVVRKLGVPFQPEVAMGAIGEGGVRVLDERVLAMAHVSEAEQREVEDRERITLEARSVRFRRGRTRIDLTGRVAVIVDDGIATGSTARAACQVARRLGAARVVLAVPVAARDTADHFADADEVICVAAPPNFRAVGNHYRDFSPTTEDEVIVLLDAAAKRVQLGNTASEPDSDVDVTIPVDGISM from the coding sequence ATGTATGTTTTCGACGATCGAATCGACGCCGGCCGACAGTTGGCCGCCAGACTCGACGCGCTCAAAGATTCTGACATCGTCGTGCTCGGGTTACCTCGAGGCGGTGTTCCCGTCGCCGCCGAGGTGGCGAAAGCTCTCGACGCTCCGCTTGACGTGATCGTCGTGCGCAAACTCGGGGTGCCGTTCCAGCCCGAAGTGGCAATGGGCGCGATCGGAGAGGGCGGTGTGCGCGTCCTCGACGAGCGGGTACTCGCGATGGCGCACGTGTCGGAAGCGGAGCAGCGTGAAGTGGAGGACCGCGAGCGAATAACCCTCGAGGCCCGAAGCGTACGGTTCCGCCGCGGAAGGACGCGGATCGACCTCACCGGCCGCGTCGCCGTCATCGTAGATGACGGAATCGCCACGGGTTCAACGGCTCGGGCGGCATGCCAAGTTGCCCGCCGACTGGGTGCGGCGCGGGTCGTACTCGCAGTGCCGGTCGCAGCCCGCGACACCGCAGATCACTTCGCCGACGCCGACGAAGTGATCTGCGTCGCGGCTCCGCCGAACTTCCGCGCCGTCGGCAACCATTACCGGGATTTTTCGCCGACGACCGAGGATGAGGTGATTGTGCTTCTGGATGCGGCGGCAAAGCGTGTGCAGCTCGGGAACACCGCATCCGAACCCGACAGCGACGTGGATGTCACGATCCCCGTCGATGGTATAAGCATGTAA
- a CDS encoding universal stress protein, whose translation MADVSQVTMVLVAVNDSPAAFAAAEVAVALATQIGAELRVVTVVNPASTPVDRRHTNIASLTAEREAEANSILKHVVRLGASTGLTVTTSLRTGKIAVEILDEARAVAADMIVMASVDRPGHAIPKVGSHTMRVLEFASIPVLVVPGPAVHDARRRL comes from the coding sequence ATGGCTGACGTCTCTCAGGTGACCATGGTTCTGGTCGCCGTCAATGACTCCCCCGCGGCGTTCGCCGCCGCCGAGGTGGCCGTTGCGCTCGCTACCCAGATAGGGGCGGAGCTCCGTGTGGTGACCGTCGTCAACCCCGCGTCGACCCCGGTAGATAGACGGCACACCAACATCGCGTCATTGACCGCAGAACGCGAAGCGGAAGCCAACTCCATTCTCAAACACGTTGTGCGTCTCGGTGCGAGCACAGGGCTCACTGTGACGACGAGTCTCCGCACCGGCAAAATCGCTGTCGAGATCTTGGACGAGGCACGCGCGGTTGCCGCAGACATGATCGTCATGGCGTCGGTGGACCGTCCGGGTCATGCGATACCGAAGGTGGGAAGCCACACGATGCGGGTGCTCGAATTTGCCTCCATTCCTGTCCTTGTGGTCCCTGGCCCCGCGGTGCACGACGCACGACGCCGCCTCTAG
- a CDS encoding V-type ATP synthase subunit D, which produces MNETGRSGKARVAHQLETARHGSTLLDRKQHILADELERLELFAEHSRRRWEDLARVAATWLQRSAEMDGRDRIEAAAADDPVVVEVHWGGAMGVSYPENVTVQLPPERHPGGSSALSYAAQSHRDSLVAAAQCAAASRALLLVSTELTTTRLRQRAIENTWIPRLEAKLISIQGQLDQQELEESLRVRWAENNRSGADRARTADSPIPQLSGGSDG; this is translated from the coding sequence GTGAATGAGACTGGGCGGTCAGGCAAAGCCCGCGTTGCACACCAACTGGAGACCGCACGCCACGGCAGCACGCTCCTCGACCGTAAACAACACATCCTCGCCGACGAACTTGAACGCCTCGAGCTATTCGCCGAACACAGCCGAAGACGGTGGGAGGACCTCGCGCGTGTCGCGGCAACCTGGCTACAGCGGAGCGCGGAAATGGATGGTCGAGATCGGATAGAGGCCGCGGCCGCAGACGATCCAGTGGTTGTGGAGGTGCACTGGGGAGGAGCGATGGGAGTGAGCTATCCCGAAAACGTGACGGTCCAGCTCCCACCTGAGCGACATCCCGGGGGGAGTTCTGCGTTGTCCTACGCTGCTCAATCACACAGAGACTCGCTCGTTGCGGCTGCCCAGTGTGCGGCGGCAAGCCGAGCCCTGCTTCTCGTCTCCACTGAGCTCACCACGACACGCCTCCGTCAGCGCGCTATCGAGAACACATGGATTCCCCGGCTGGAGGCCAAGCTGATCAGCATCCAGGGACAGTTGGACCAACAAGAGCTCGAGGAGAGCCTCCGGGTGCGCTGGGCAGAAAATAATCGCTCAGGGGCCGATCGGGCTCGCACCGCCGATAGTCCGATTCCCCAATTGTCTGGAGGTTCTGATGGCTGA
- a CDS encoding V-type ATP synthase subunit B produces MTPASPLPPSGENADTPAGSREWIVYRDVRSLRGPLLVVGDAEGIGWEESVTVEVDGGIDRHGQVLEVDHDLATVQVMESTDGLTPQGVGVRFAGHPFAIPVGADWLGRVCNGRGAPLDGGPPVVGAVTVPVNGWPLNPVYRESPDEPVLTGISAIDGLMTLVKGQKLPIFSVPGLPHLALATQIAAQATASGRPFRVVFAAMGLTHADIATVRDRLEERSASGELVMLLNAADDPVIERILTPRIALTIAENLAFEEGLDVLVIMSDMTSYAEAVREVSAARREIPGRRGYPGYLYSDFATLYERCGRVKGRDGSVTVVPVLTMPAGDITHPVPDLTGYITEGQIVLSPEVEARGIYPPVDVLSSLSRLMRNGVGTTKTREDHVDVAAQVLAAIARARQSAELAELVGTAALSETDRSFIAYRNLVERELFDQRDNEARTFEDTLDRAWRALAALPEQELTMLSTAFLDKYLPKKRGDRE; encoded by the coding sequence GTGACGCCCGCATCCCCCCTGCCGCCATCCGGCGAGAATGCGGACACGCCGGCTGGCTCCCGCGAATGGATTGTGTACCGCGACGTGCGTTCTCTCCGCGGCCCACTCCTCGTCGTTGGTGACGCTGAGGGCATCGGCTGGGAGGAATCCGTCACCGTGGAGGTCGATGGCGGTATCGACAGACACGGCCAAGTTCTCGAGGTTGATCACGACCTCGCCACCGTGCAGGTCATGGAGAGCACAGACGGTCTGACCCCGCAGGGTGTTGGTGTGCGCTTCGCCGGGCACCCCTTCGCGATACCCGTTGGCGCCGACTGGCTCGGTCGGGTCTGCAACGGACGGGGTGCCCCTCTCGATGGCGGGCCACCCGTCGTCGGCGCAGTGACCGTACCTGTCAATGGTTGGCCGCTCAACCCCGTCTACCGGGAGTCTCCGGATGAGCCGGTGCTCACGGGAATCTCCGCCATCGACGGCCTGATGACTCTCGTGAAAGGGCAGAAGCTGCCCATCTTCTCCGTTCCCGGATTGCCGCACCTGGCTCTGGCAACACAGATCGCGGCGCAGGCGACAGCGAGCGGGCGCCCATTCCGTGTGGTCTTCGCGGCGATGGGGCTCACCCATGCCGACATTGCCACGGTGCGCGACCGCCTGGAGGAACGTTCGGCATCAGGTGAGCTCGTCATGCTGCTCAATGCGGCCGATGATCCGGTCATTGAGCGCATTCTGACGCCGAGGATCGCTTTGACGATCGCCGAAAACCTCGCCTTCGAGGAAGGCCTTGACGTTCTGGTGATTATGTCGGACATGACCAGTTATGCCGAGGCGGTGCGGGAAGTCTCGGCTGCCCGCCGCGAAATCCCCGGTCGCCGCGGTTACCCTGGCTACCTGTACAGCGACTTCGCGACACTGTACGAACGCTGCGGTCGGGTGAAGGGTCGGGACGGTTCGGTGACGGTCGTCCCCGTGCTCACGATGCCCGCGGGCGACATCACTCACCCTGTTCCCGACCTAACCGGCTACATTACCGAAGGTCAGATTGTGCTCTCGCCCGAGGTTGAGGCGCGCGGCATCTACCCACCCGTCGACGTGCTGTCGTCACTCTCGCGCCTCATGCGAAATGGCGTTGGCACCACAAAAACCCGCGAGGACCATGTGGATGTCGCGGCTCAGGTGCTCGCCGCGATAGCTAGAGCGCGCCAGTCGGCAGAGCTCGCCGAGCTCGTCGGCACTGCCGCCCTGAGCGAGACCGACCGCAGCTTTATCGCGTACCGAAATCTCGTTGAGCGTGAGCTTTTCGACCAACGCGACAATGAGGCACGCACATTCGAGGACACTCTTGACCGCGCGTGGCGCGCCCTCGCCGCGTTACCCGAGCAAGAACTCACAATGCTGTCCACCGCATTCTTGGACAAGTACCTCCCCAAGAAGCGAGGCGATCGTGAATGA
- a CDS encoding V-type ATP synthase subunit A, giving the protein MDAVNSPSPASPSTLGVGSVVRVNGPLVEVDGVANLAMLELVAVGPQRISAQTVALSGEHAVLQAYEYTGGLKVGDPAEATGGELAGLLGPGLLGHAFDGLLRPLSSAPMWLTPDRAASDADTATLSREWTFEPASSVGPSVTAGDLLGTVPDSGAVEHRVLVPPGISGELSWRAPKGPLRALDPVATVGGRTVTLAERWPVRQSRPFRQSLSEAVPLHTGQRVLDLIYPLARGAAAAVPGGFGTGKTMLLQQIAKWSDADVIVYVGCGERGNEMADVLDGLAQLVDERSGGRLIDRTVIIANTSNMPMMAREASIYTGITVAEFYRDMGYEVVVIADSTSRWAEALREFANRNGDLPAEDGFPATLASALGAFYERAGRVKTLSGHTASVTVIGAVSPAGGDMTEPVTTDTQRFVRSLWLLDRDLAYSRHYPAVSWSGSFARDVDAIGRWYTANGQPEWTQRRSRTVALLAEADRLESLAEIMGRSSLPGHERMVLLGGRLIRDGVLLQSALSANDGFCSDEKGAALLDLVLGVVDECQELVQRGIPATTIEQADLGVVLRAREETRPSDAVGVSSRLPKVLQMLRAL; this is encoded by the coding sequence GTGGACGCGGTGAATTCCCCTTCTCCGGCTTCACCATCGACTCTCGGTGTGGGCTCGGTGGTGCGCGTTAACGGCCCCCTCGTCGAGGTCGACGGGGTAGCAAATCTCGCCATGCTCGAGCTCGTCGCCGTTGGACCGCAGCGGATCAGTGCCCAAACCGTCGCACTCTCTGGAGAGCACGCGGTGCTCCAAGCCTACGAATATACGGGTGGCCTCAAAGTGGGGGATCCCGCTGAGGCGACTGGTGGCGAACTTGCCGGGCTCCTTGGCCCTGGCCTACTGGGGCATGCGTTTGACGGCCTTCTGCGGCCGCTGTCATCGGCTCCGATGTGGCTCACTCCCGACCGCGCGGCATCGGATGCAGACACTGCAACACTCTCGAGGGAATGGACTTTCGAGCCAGCGTCCTCGGTGGGCCCCTCCGTCACTGCGGGCGATCTGCTGGGAACGGTTCCTGACTCTGGTGCCGTCGAACACCGGGTCCTCGTGCCGCCGGGAATTTCGGGCGAGCTTTCTTGGCGGGCCCCGAAGGGGCCTCTTCGTGCACTTGATCCGGTGGCTACGGTCGGTGGCCGTACGGTGACACTGGCCGAGCGGTGGCCGGTGCGTCAGTCGCGGCCGTTCCGCCAATCACTCTCCGAGGCGGTCCCGCTCCACACCGGCCAACGCGTTCTCGATCTCATCTATCCCCTGGCGCGAGGGGCGGCGGCGGCGGTTCCCGGTGGTTTCGGGACGGGAAAAACTATGCTCCTGCAGCAAATCGCCAAATGGAGTGATGCCGACGTCATCGTGTACGTGGGCTGCGGTGAACGGGGCAATGAGATGGCAGATGTGCTTGACGGTCTCGCTCAACTGGTCGATGAGCGCTCCGGTGGTCGACTGATCGACCGCACGGTCATCATCGCGAACACCTCGAATATGCCGATGATGGCACGCGAGGCGAGTATCTACACGGGGATAACCGTGGCCGAATTCTATCGGGACATGGGGTACGAGGTCGTCGTGATCGCCGACTCGACCTCACGGTGGGCTGAAGCTCTGCGCGAGTTCGCGAACCGCAACGGTGATCTTCCCGCGGAGGATGGATTCCCGGCCACTCTCGCCTCCGCCCTCGGAGCCTTTTACGAACGTGCCGGTCGCGTGAAGACGCTCAGCGGGCACACCGCCTCCGTCACCGTGATTGGCGCGGTCTCACCCGCTGGTGGGGATATGACGGAGCCGGTGACAACAGACACGCAAAGATTCGTCCGCTCCCTCTGGTTGTTGGACCGCGACCTCGCCTACTCGCGACACTATCCTGCCGTGAGTTGGAGCGGTTCGTTTGCGCGAGATGTGGACGCCATCGGGCGCTGGTACACCGCGAACGGACAGCCTGAGTGGACACAGCGTCGCTCCCGAACGGTCGCGTTGCTAGCCGAAGCAGACCGCCTTGAGTCGCTGGCGGAGATCATGGGAAGAAGTTCGCTTCCTGGCCATGAGCGGATGGTGCTCCTCGGCGGCCGGCTCATCCGCGATGGGGTGCTGTTGCAAAGCGCGCTGAGTGCGAACGACGGTTTCTGCTCCGACGAGAAAGGGGCGGCTCTCCTTGATCTCGTGCTGGGCGTCGTGGACGAATGCCAGGAGCTCGTGCAGCGGGGCATCCCGGCGACGACTATTGAGCAGGCCGATCTTGGCGTGGTCTTGCGAGCACGGGAAGAGACGCGGCCGTCTGACGCCGTCGGCGTATCTTCGCGTCTGCCCAAAGTCTTGCAAATGTTGAGGGCACTCTAG